A segment of the Sphingobacterium oryzagri genome:
AGGATACTGCTAAAAAAAGGAAAAATATCGTCCGGTTGATATTGTCCCAAAGATATTCCACAAAGCGCGTGTAAAGGTTCAGAATAAAGAATACAAAACCGATATCCCGGGATACGTAATCTTTGGTTTTCATACCATAGATGGCTAAACCGAGCGACAACGTGGTCGCAAGCACCCCCCAATACAGAATATGATACTGGCGCACTTGCGTCCAGGCATCAAAACTGGCATAATTGCCAAAAATAGAGAGACACCAGAGCGCAATCATACTGTACAATAAGCCCACGACGTAACTCGTTGATTGGAACGGTTGCAATGCTTTCACTTTCGGTTGCCCCCAAATAGAAAAAGCGGTCACCAATAAACCAAAAAGTGTAAAACGCAACGGATAATTCATACCCCAAAATTTAAAACCCCAATTACTGTGGTAGGCGGTTTCGGTGGCAAACCAAATGCCAAGCGCAACTAGCGTAAAAACCCAGATCAATTTGGATTGAAGTTTGACCGAGAGCAGGGCATAGATCACGATGGATAATAGAAATAAAAGGGTATACTGACTGGTGCTACGATCCAGCACCTGCCCCATAAAGCCGATACAAGCGGCTGTGGAAAACGAGCCCGCCAGCATCATCGTTTCATTAGAAAAGGTATTGCCGGGGTTGCGCTTCTTATTTCGGAAGCCCAGCATGTAGAACAAGACCGCCAAGCCAGCAAAAAATAAGCAGAAGACGATGTTAGGCGTTTCATAAAACTCCTGAACAAAGCGAACCAGTGCATCATCGGCAAATAGCGAGAGTACTGAAAAAACGAGCGACACCAAGGCTACCCAAAAAGCGTAGCGTGCGAGGGTTTTCCACTCGAAGCTTTTCTCATCGATGGAAGCTTTCAACTCGTCTACCTTCGCCGCATCAAGCATATTATTATCTTGCCAATGCAGTAGCGCTTGCTCCACGACATCTTTCTCTTGTTTGGTTAGGTCTAGCTTTTTCAATATGATGCTCTGTTTATCTTCCAATAATACAAAATACTCGCCAAACAGTTCACCCATCATTTAAAAATCAAAATTTATTATTTCCCCAAACCCTCTTGGCACTACTCCGTTCTAAATTCTGTAACTTTGTAACTTGCAAAATTCAGAACAAAAAAGCATGAGTTCCTCCAAGCAGCACAACCATATCGATTTAGGCGAACAAAGTGAGATTGAAGTATTTGGCGCACGCGTACACAACCTCAAAAATATTGATATCAGCTTTCCGCGAAACGAGCTGGTGGTGATCACTGGACTGAGCGGCAGTGGTAAGTCTTCTTTAGCGTTTGATACGATCTATGCCGAAGGACAACGCCGCTACATGGAAACATTTTCTGCCTACAGCAGGCAGTTTTTAGGCGGTATGGAACGTCCCGATGTCGATAAAATATCCGGCTTAAGTCCGGTTATTTCTATAGAACAGAAGACCACCAACAAAAATCCACGCTCTACGGTAGGCACCATTACCGAGATTTACGACTTTCTACGTTTGCTATACGCACGCGCCAGCGAAGCTTACTCGTACGCTACGGGCAAACTGATGCAGCGCATGTCGGAAGAGCAGATCGTGGAAAAAATCATGGAAGAATTTAAGGACGAGCCGATATACATCCTGGCGCCTGTGGTAAAAGGTCGTAAAGGGCACTACCGTGAACTTTTCGAACAGATCCGCAAACAGGGTTAC
Coding sequences within it:
- a CDS encoding DUF2157 domain-containing protein, translating into MMGELFGEYFVLLEDKQSIILKKLDLTKQEKDVVEQALLHWQDNNMLDAAKVDELKASIDEKSFEWKTLARYAFWVALVSLVFSVLSLFADDALVRFVQEFYETPNIVFCLFFAGLAVLFYMLGFRNKKRNPGNTFSNETMMLAGSFSTAACIGFMGQVLDRSTSQYTLLFLLSIVIYALLSVKLQSKLIWVFTLVALGIWFATETAYHSNWGFKFWGMNYPLRFTLFGLLVTAFSIWGQPKVKALQPFQSTSYVVGLLYSMIALWCLSIFGNYASFDAWTQVRQYHILYWGVLATTLSLGLAIYGMKTKDYVSRDIGFVFFILNLYTRFVEYLWDNINRTIFFLFLAVSFWFVGRWAEKVWSKDQASRI